In Sphingobacteriaceae bacterium, the following proteins share a genomic window:
- a CDS encoding DUF4440 domain-containing protein produces the protein MLRIVLILCLFFVRTTSAQNNTADVLKCMKKQEESWNKGDIPGFMNYYWKSDSLKFIGSKGITYGWQQTLDNYIKSYPDKTAMGILKFEIKECTQLSPTSIYVIGSWELQKKKQAGGYFTLLWKKIDGKWVIVTDHTS, from the coding sequence ATGCTAAGAATAGTTTTAATCCTGTGTTTATTTTTTGTTAGAACGACCTCTGCACAAAACAATACAGCCGACGTATTAAAGTGTATGAAAAAGCAAGAGGAGAGCTGGAATAAAGGCGATATTCCGGGCTTTATGAACTATTACTGGAAAAGTGATAGTCTCAAATTTATTGGTAGCAAAGGCATAACTTACGGTTGGCAACAAACGCTCGACAACTATATAAAAAGTTATCCGGATAAAACAGCGATGGGCATATTGAAATTTGAAATTAAAGAATGTACGCAGCTTTCTCCAACAAGTATTTATGTTATCGGGAGTTGGGAGCTGCAAAAAAAGAAACAGGCGGGTGGGTATTTTACACTTCTTTGGAAAAAAATAGATGGTAAGTGGGTTATTGTGACGGATCATACGAGCTAG
- a CDS encoding isoprenyl transferase: protein MDLKASINKNNVPKHVAIIMDGNGRWAKQQGEDRVFGHYEGVNSVREIVEACGEIGVKFLTLYAFSTENWNRPKEEVDALMELLVSTISMETPNLHEKGVRLQVIGDTDSLPVSCQNELKESMDLTAKNERVTLILALSYSSKWEITDAVKKIAAKIEKGEIKVSDINSRLIDDNLNTKNFPDPELMIRTSGESRISNFLLWQLAYAEFYFTEVLWPDFRKDEFFKAILSYQNRERRFGKTSEQITNN, encoded by the coding sequence ATGGATTTAAAAGCATCTATTAATAAAAATAACGTTCCTAAACATGTAGCCATCATCATGGATGGAAACGGACGTTGGGCAAAACAACAAGGGGAAGATCGTGTTTTTGGTCATTACGAAGGAGTAAACTCAGTACGCGAAATTGTAGAGGCTTGCGGAGAAATTGGCGTGAAATTTTTGACACTTTACGCTTTTAGCACAGAAAACTGGAATCGTCCGAAAGAGGAAGTAGATGCTTTAATGGAATTATTGGTTTCTACAATTAGCATGGAAACACCCAATCTTCATGAAAAGGGCGTGAGACTGCAGGTAATTGGTGATACAGATAGCCTGCCTGTTTCTTGTCAGAACGAACTTAAAGAATCGATGGATCTTACAGCAAAGAACGAAAGGGTTACTTTGATATTGGCTTTAAGTTACTCCAGCAAATGGGAAATAACCGACGCAGTAAAAAAAATAGCAGCCAAAATCGAAAAAGGCGAAATCAAAGTAAGCGATATCAATTCTCGTTTAATTGATGATAACCTGAATACCAAAAACTTTCCTGATCCCGAATTAATGATAAGAACCAGTGGAGAAAGCCGCATTAGTAATTTTTTACTTTGGCAACTTGCCTACGCTGAATTTTATTTTACAGAAGTGCTGTGGCCGGATTTTAGAAAAGACGAATTCTTTAAGGCTATTCTTTCCTATCAAAACCGCGAACGTCGTTTTGGAAAGACAAGCGAACAAATAACCAACAACTAA
- the bamA gene encoding outer membrane protein assembly factor BamA, with product MTKRFYKLIFLLVISLQIAAQQNDTLFMEAARNKKKYTLGAIKIEGADFTDRNVISLLSGLTEGEEITIPGDKISDAIKKLWKQGLFEDVQILQDKIEGKQLFLIIKVVERPRLSKFSFKGNVKKSDADELRGKLRLVKERVVTDYLIGTVKNTVRDHYLAKGYYFNKVDITQVKDTGTKIPHTTLTIKVTKGRKVRIGKVNFIGNTVVKSWKLRNNLEDTKQFRWYNPFNSGKYLEENLQKDLPAIAAKYNSKGYRDARVVRDTVYFTSDNRVNVDIYIAEGNKYYFGDFKWFGNTKYRSGQLDTVLNIHAGDVYDQSKLEQKLFMNPTGFDISSLYLDDGYLFFQVHEQESNIHNDTIDFDIMMFEGKQAIINKVTIKGNDKTNDHVIYREIMTKPGQLFRRSDIIRTNRELAQLGYFDPEKMDVKPTPNPVDGTVDIEYIVEEKPSDQIELSGGWGGRSQYNTGSSARGLGIIGTLGVTFNNFSTKNIFRKEAWRPLPAGDGQRLSIRAQTNGVYYQSYNFSFTEPWLGGRKRNSLTVSAFHSLFNNTAEKKYIKTDGVKSINPNRSSMSIIGGSIGLGRRLKWPDNFFNMYTNLNYNYYELINYSSFVFKTGYANDLNLGINISRNSIDAPIYPKSGSNFVLSGQFTPPYSSFDKKDYSQPMTDAQRYKYIEYQKYKITAEWFTQLTNKKAAEGSEARNLVLRTKIGYGFLGYYNKKTGYSPFERFYMGGSGISGFQNFVAREIIGLRGYKDNTISSQYGDPIVGRYTMELRYPVSLNPSATIFVLGFAEAGNSWGSFKQFNPFNVKRSAGVGLRVFLPMFGLLGVDYGWGFDNPTGNTDSGNGNGKGQFHFTIGGTLGEL from the coding sequence ATGACTAAAAGGTTCTATAAATTAATTTTTCTTTTAGTTATCTCCTTGCAGATCGCGGCACAACAGAATGATACGCTGTTTATGGAAGCCGCAAGAAACAAAAAGAAGTACACGCTTGGAGCTATAAAAATTGAGGGCGCTGATTTTACAGACAGAAATGTTATTAGTCTCTTGTCAGGTCTTACCGAAGGAGAGGAAATAACAATTCCCGGAGATAAGATTTCTGATGCCATCAAAAAACTTTGGAAACAAGGTTTATTTGAAGACGTACAAATTTTACAGGATAAGATTGAAGGCAAACAACTTTTTCTGATTATTAAAGTGGTTGAACGGCCGCGTTTATCAAAATTCAGTTTTAAAGGAAACGTAAAAAAGAGTGATGCAGATGAGCTTCGCGGCAAACTCCGTTTAGTGAAAGAGCGTGTGGTGACTGATTATTTAATTGGAACGGTGAAAAATACCGTTAGAGATCACTATTTAGCAAAAGGATATTACTTTAATAAAGTGGATATTACCCAGGTTAAGGATACAGGAACTAAAATCCCTCACACAACTCTTACCATTAAAGTTACCAAGGGAAGAAAAGTGCGAATTGGCAAAGTAAATTTTATTGGTAACACTGTGGTTAAATCTTGGAAGCTTCGCAATAACCTTGAAGACACAAAACAATTCAGATGGTACAATCCTTTTAATTCAGGAAAATATTTAGAAGAAAACCTTCAAAAAGACCTTCCGGCGATTGCGGCAAAATATAATTCGAAAGGTTACCGCGATGCGCGAGTGGTGAGAGATACAGTTTATTTCACGAGTGATAATCGGGTAAATGTTGATATTTATATTGCAGAAGGTAATAAATATTATTTCGGAGACTTTAAATGGTTTGGAAATACAAAATACAGAAGCGGGCAATTGGATACGGTTTTAAACATTCATGCCGGTGATGTTTATGACCAGAGTAAACTCGAACAAAAGTTATTCATGAATCCAACAGGGTTTGACATTTCGAGCCTCTACCTGGATGATGGTTATTTATTTTTCCAGGTGCATGAACAGGAAAGTAATATTCATAATGATACGATTGATTTTGACATTATGATGTTTGAAGGTAAACAGGCCATCATTAATAAAGTTACTATTAAAGGGAACGACAAAACGAACGATCACGTTATTTACCGTGAGATTATGACCAAGCCGGGGCAGTTGTTTCGTCGTAGTGATATTATCAGAACTAACCGCGAGTTAGCACAATTAGGTTATTTTGATCCTGAAAAAATGGATGTAAAACCTACGCCCAACCCGGTAGATGGAACAGTAGATATAGAGTATATTGTGGAAGAAAAACCAAGTGATCAGATCGAGTTGAGTGGCGGTTGGGGCGGTCGTTCACAATACAATACCGGTTCATCAGCACGTGGCTTGGGTATTATTGGCACACTCGGTGTTACTTTTAATAACTTTTCTACTAAAAATATTTTCAGGAAAGAAGCCTGGAGACCTTTACCAGCAGGTGATGGCCAAAGATTAAGCATTCGTGCTCAGACCAATGGTGTTTATTACCAATCGTATAATTTCTCTTTTACCGAACCCTGGTTAGGTGGTAGAAAAAGGAACTCATTAACGGTTTCCGCTTTCCACTCTTTATTTAATAATACAGCAGAAAAAAAATACATTAAAACAGATGGCGTTAAATCTATTAACCCGAACCGCTCAAGCATGAGCATCATCGGAGGTTCTATCGGGTTAGGCCGCAGGTTAAAATGGCCTGATAATTTCTTTAACATGTACACCAATTTGAACTACAACTACTATGAATTAATCAATTATAGTTCATTCGTTTTCAAAACGGGGTATGCTAACGATCTTAACTTAGGGATTAATATTTCAAGAAACTCTATTGATGCTCCCATCTATCCTAAGTCGGGCTCTAACTTTGTGCTAAGTGGACAGTTTACTCCGCCTTATTCTTCTTTCGATAAAAAAGATTATTCACAGCCAATGACAGACGCTCAACGCTATAAATACATTGAGTATCAAAAGTACAAGATCACTGCAGAATGGTTTACACAGCTTACAAATAAAAAAGCAGCAGAAGGATCGGAGGCACGCAACCTGGTGCTCCGTACAAAAATCGGATACGGATTTTTAGGGTATTACAACAAAAAAACCGGCTATTCGCCATTCGAACGTTTTTATATGGGAGGAAGCGGTATCAGTGGCTTCCAAAACTTCGTAGCGCGTGAGATCATTGGTTTGCGCGGGTACAAAGACAACACCATTTCCTCTCAATACGGAGATCCGATTGTAGGTCGTTACACAATGGAATTGCGTTACCCGGTGAGTTTAAATCCATCTGCAACCATATTTGTACTTGGCTTTGCAGAAGCAGGGAACAGTTGGGGTAGCTTCAAGCAGTTTAATCCTTTCAATGTAAAACGTAGTGCCGGTGTGGGTTTAAGAGTATTCTTACCAATGTTTGGCTTGTTAGGTGTTGATTATGGATGGGGCTTTGATAATCCAACAGGCAACACAGATTCCGGCAATGGCAATGGCAAAGGCCAGTTTCACTTCACTATCGGTGGAACATTAGGAGAACTTTAG
- a CDS encoding helix-turn-helix-type transcriptional regulator has protein sequence MSGIKAHTLRIWELRYNILKPERTTTNIRYYNNDDLRRILNISILNKNGHKISNIADLDDVTLVKEVEKYLNDYLKESNKIEGLYMSLLDMNEDRFEEIINNSILNLGFENTIEKIVFPFLKHLGNMWQIGAISPAQEHYISNLVRQKLIAGLDRLSPEIQKSPKTFLFFLPNNELHEMGLLYTCYLAKAKGHKCLYLGQSVPLDDLIAIGESVGPDYLVSILTSRMPDNGLEVFLNGCEQGLRKCKFLLSGRLIMDPDEKVKLPSQRFLQFEDFNAFKKQL, from the coding sequence ATGTCAGGTATTAAAGCGCATACCCTGCGAATTTGGGAACTGCGCTACAATATCCTGAAACCTGAACGCACTACAACAAACATCAGGTATTATAATAATGACGATCTGAGGCGTATTCTCAATATTTCTATTCTCAATAAAAACGGACACAAAATTTCCAACATTGCCGATCTGGATGATGTGACCCTGGTTAAAGAGGTTGAAAAATACCTTAATGATTACCTGAAAGAAAGCAATAAGATCGAGGGCCTTTACATGTCTTTACTAGACATGAACGAAGACCGATTCGAAGAAATTATCAATAATTCTATCCTAAACCTTGGATTTGAAAATACCATTGAGAAAATAGTTTTTCCTTTTCTGAAACACCTGGGTAATATGTGGCAGATTGGAGCGATTAGCCCAGCACAAGAGCATTATATCTCAAATCTTGTTAGACAAAAACTTATAGCCGGATTAGATCGACTGAGCCCCGAAATACAAAAGAGTCCGAAAACTTTTTTGTTTTTTCTTCCCAACAACGAGCTCCACGAAATGGGTTTGCTTTACACCTGTTACCTTGCCAAGGCTAAAGGCCACAAGTGCTTATACCTTGGTCAGAGTGTGCCGCTTGACGATCTAATTGCCATTGGAGAATCGGTAGGACCTGATTATCTTGTAAGCATTCTTACAAGCCGTATGCCCGACAATGGATTGGAAGTTTTTTTAAATGGCTGCGAACAAGGGCTCAGGAAATGTAAATTTTTATTAAGTGGAAGATTGATAATGGACCCGGATGAAAAGGTAAAATTACCCTCGCAACGATTTCTGCAATTTGAAGATTTTAATGCTTTTAAAAAGCAACTTTAA
- a CDS encoding cysteine--tRNA ligase — MQPLFLYNTLSRKKEEFKPLHPPLVGLYVCGPTVYSDVHLGNCRTFISFDLVYRYLLHLGYKVRYVRNITDAGHLEGDRDEGDDKFAKKARIEQLEPMEIVQKYTVGFRDVMREFNTLPPSIEPTATGHISEQIEMVKEIIANGLAYEINGTVYFDVEKYSKEFNYGQLTNRKLEELLEGTRELGGQDEKKGRLDFALWIKAKPETIMRWPSPWGWGFPGWHIECSAMSRKYLGDTFDIHGGGMDLQATHHTNEIAQSQACYHKTPVNYWMHTNMLTVNGVRMSKSAGNGFLPGELFTGNHPLLERGYKPMAVRFFMLQTHYRSTLDFSNEALQASEKGFERLMDSYTTLQTLQASTSSNENIKDIQDKCYEAMNDDFNTSVLIAHLFDAARIINSCNDKKTNLTQSDIDLLKKIFSDFLFDVLGLKQAESNDRLDNALDKVMELVLDMRAKAKTGKDFKLSDEIRDKLIAAGIQIKDSKEGSTWKV, encoded by the coding sequence ATGCAACCGTTATTTTTATACAACACCTTATCCCGTAAAAAAGAAGAATTTAAACCACTTCATCCGCCATTGGTTGGTTTGTATGTTTGTGGTCCTACCGTTTATAGCGACGTGCATTTAGGGAATTGCAGAACTTTTATATCCTTTGATCTTGTTTACAGATATCTTTTGCATTTGGGTTATAAAGTTCGTTATGTTCGAAACATAACGGATGCCGGGCATTTGGAAGGTGATCGCGATGAAGGAGATGATAAATTTGCAAAAAAAGCGCGGATCGAACAGCTCGAGCCTATGGAGATTGTTCAGAAATACACCGTAGGATTCAGAGATGTGATGCGTGAATTTAATACGCTTCCACCAAGCATAGAACCTACAGCTACAGGACACATTTCAGAGCAGATTGAAATGGTAAAGGAAATTATCGCAAATGGACTCGCGTACGAAATTAACGGCACGGTTTATTTTGACGTAGAAAAATACAGCAAAGAATTTAATTATGGTCAGCTTACCAATCGCAAGCTCGAAGAACTTTTAGAAGGCACTCGAGAGTTAGGCGGACAGGATGAAAAGAAAGGAAGACTTGATTTTGCATTGTGGATCAAAGCGAAACCTGAAACCATCATGCGCTGGCCATCGCCCTGGGGATGGGGCTTCCCGGGTTGGCACATAGAATGTTCTGCTATGAGCAGAAAATATTTGGGCGATACATTCGATATTCACGGTGGCGGAATGGATTTGCAGGCAACGCATCATACCAATGAAATAGCGCAATCGCAAGCATGTTACCATAAAACACCGGTAAATTACTGGATGCATACAAACATGCTTACTGTAAACGGCGTTAGAATGTCAAAATCTGCTGGTAATGGATTTTTACCGGGAGAATTATTTACAGGAAATCATCCTCTGTTGGAACGCGGCTACAAACCCATGGCCGTGAGATTCTTCATGCTTCAAACGCATTACCGCAGCACGCTCGATTTTAGTAATGAGGCTTTACAGGCAAGCGAAAAAGGCTTCGAGCGTTTAATGGATAGTTATACTACTCTGCAAACATTGCAAGCTTCAACAAGCTCGAATGAAAACATTAAAGACATTCAGGATAAATGTTACGAAGCCATGAATGACGATTTTAATACTTCGGTATTGATCGCACATTTATTCGATGCTGCAAGAATTATTAATTCATGCAACGATAAAAAAACAAATTTAACGCAAAGCGACATAGATCTTTTGAAAAAAATATTTTCAGATTTTCTATTCGATGTTTTGGGATTAAAGCAAGCAGAAAGTAACGACCGCCTGGATAATGCTTTAGATAAGGTGATGGAGCTCGTTCTGGATATGAGAGCAAAAGCTAAAACCGGCAAAGATTTTAAACTAAGTGATGAAATTCGTGATAAGCTAATTGCAGCGGGCATTCAAATAAAAGATTCAAAAGAAGGTAGTACCTGGAAAGTTTAA
- a CDS encoding glutamine cyclotransferase, producing MKIQKNLPIAIGIKKISFLALICLIAYACGTDKKETPENTQPVAKTVPAISYSIVKTYPHDTTAFTEGLLFNEGQLFESTGDVDYLPQTKSALGIVNLETGKLDLKVEIDKTAHFGEGMVILNGKIYQVTLDSHVGFVYDAKTYKKIDQFNYQNEGWGLTTDGKSIIMSNGTFNLTYINPLTYAIEKTVAVTEQGYGLDHLNELEYIKGFIYANVWMTNYVVKINPETGEVVGKLDLDDLNVKSREKQPRSLEMNGIAYDAISDKILVTGKLWPNIYEISFPH from the coding sequence ATGAAGATCCAAAAAAACCTCCCGATAGCTATCGGGATAAAAAAAATAAGCTTTCTTGCTTTAATTTGTCTTATAGCTTACGCTTGTGGTACCGATAAAAAAGAAACCCCCGAAAATACCCAGCCAGTTGCAAAGACAGTTCCCGCAATTTCTTATTCCATTGTAAAAACCTACCCGCACGATACTACTGCATTTACGGAAGGTTTGTTATTTAACGAAGGACAATTATTCGAAAGCACAGGGGATGTTGATTACCTCCCTCAAACAAAATCTGCCTTGGGAATTGTGAACCTGGAAACAGGCAAACTCGATTTAAAAGTTGAAATAGACAAGACTGCGCACTTTGGCGAAGGAATGGTTATTCTAAATGGCAAGATCTATCAGGTAACGTTAGATAGCCATGTTGGATTTGTGTACGACGCGAAAACTTATAAAAAAATAGATCAGTTTAATTATCAAAACGAGGGTTGGGGACTAACTACCGACGGAAAAAGTATCATAATGAGTAATGGCACTTTTAATCTCACATACATAAATCCTTTAACCTATGCGATAGAAAAAACCGTAGCGGTAACTGAACAAGGGTACGGACTCGATCATTTGAATGAACTGGAATATATTAAAGGATTTATTTATGCAAATGTTTGGATGACAAATTACGTTGTAAAAATAAATCCCGAAACCGGAGAAGTAGTGGGTAAACTCGACCTGGACGATCTTAACGTTAAATCAAGAGAAAAGCAGCCGCGTTCCCTGGAAATGAATGGAATAGCATACGATGCGATTTCTGATAAAATTTTGGTGACTGGTAAATTATGGCCAAACATCTATGAAATAAGTTTTCCTCACTAA